From Ficedula albicollis isolate OC2 chromosome 5, FicAlb1.5, whole genome shotgun sequence, one genomic window encodes:
- the BMP4 gene encoding bone morphogenetic protein 4: MIPGNRMLMVILLCQVLLGGTNHASLIPETGRKKVAELQGQAGSGRRSAQSHELLRGFETTLLQMFGLRRRPQPSKSAVIPSYMLDLYRLQSGEEEESLQEISLQYPERSTSRANTVRSFHHEEHLETVPGPSEAPRIRFVFNLSSVPENEVISSAELRLYREQVEEPSAAWERGFHRINIYEVMKPLSERAQAITRLLDTRLVHHNETRWESFDVSPAVIRWTKDKQPNHGLVIEVTHLHHAQTHQGKHVRISRSLPQGRGDWAQLRPLLVTFGHDGRGHALTRRARRSPKHQRSRKNKKNCRRHALYVDFSDVGWNDWIVAPPGYQAFYCHGDCPFPLADHLNSTNHAIVQTLVNSVNSSIPKACCVPTELSAISMLYLDEYDKVVLKNYQEMVVEGCGCR, translated from the exons ATGATTCCTGGTAACCGAATGCTGATGGTCATCCTACTATGCCAAGTCCTTCTAGGAGGTACTAACCATGCTAGCCTAATCCCTGAGACCGGCAGGAAGAAAGTGGCAGAGCTTCAGGGACAAGCCGGATCCGGACGCCGCTCTGCCCAAAGCCATGAACTCTTGCGGGGTTTCGAAACAACTCTGCTGCAGATGTTTGGGCTCCGAAGGCGGCCTCAGCCCAGCAAGTCAGCCGTCATTCCTAGTTACATGCTGGATCTCTATCGACTCCAGTCcggagaagaggaggaaagccTCCAGGAAATTAGCCTGCAGTACCCTGAGCGATCGACCAGCCGGGCAAACACCGTGAGGAGTTTCCACCATGAAG aGCACCTGGAGACCGTGCCGGGTCCCAGCGAGGCGCCCCGGATCCGCTTCGTCTTCAACCTCAGCAGCGTGCCGGAAAACGAGGTGATCTCCTCGGCGGAGCTGCGGCTGTACCGGGAGCAGGTGGAGGAGCCGAGCGCGGCGTGGGAGAGGGGCTTCCACCGGATAAACATTTACGAAGTGATGAAGCCGCTGTCGGAGCGCGCCCAGGCCATTACGCGCCTGCTGGACACGCGGCTGGTGCACCACAACGAGACGCGCTGGGAGAGCTTTGATGTGAGCCCGGCCGTGATCCGGTGGACCAAGGACAAGCAGCCCAACCACGGGCTGGTGATCGAGGTCACCCACCTGCACCACGCACAGACTCATCAGGGCAAACACGTCAGGATTAGCCGATCTTTACCTCAAGGGCGCGGGGACTGGGCGCAGCTCAGGCCGCTCCTGGTCACTTTTGGGCACGACGGGCGGGGCCACGCGCTGACCCGCCGAGCCCGCCGCAGCCCCAAGCACCAGCGTTCCcgcaagaacaaaaaaaactgCCGCCGCCATGCCCTCTATGTGGATTTCAGCGACGTGGGCTGGAACGACTGGATCGTGGCTCCCCCGGGCTACCAGGCGTTTTACTGCCACGGGGACTGCCCCTTCCCTCTGGCCGACCACCTCAACTCCACCAACCACGCCATCGTGCAGACGCTGGTGAACTCCGTGAACTCCAGCATTCCCAAGGCCTGCTGCGTGCCCACGGAGCTCAGCGCCATCTCCATGCTCTACCTGGATGAGTATGACAAGGTGGTGCTGAAAAACTACCAGGAGATGGTGGTGGAGGGGTGCGGGTGCCGCTGa